A single Marinitoga aeolica DNA region contains:
- a CDS encoding M3 family oligoendopeptidase: MIVTNEKIEKKPRKYFKKEINLNIWEEVKGELEKLLNEKINSVEDLLTFLEKWSELESILSEEMAWRYIRMTCDTKEENSKAFNEFYANIASPAQEYDFLLKKKFYDSPFRNELKGESYEHMNRLISRDIELFRKENLPLKVKEQELSSKYGEIISKITVKYDGEEKTLSQMGIYLKNPDRKVREEAWRLINNAVLEHHEELEKLFDELKEIRIQIAKNAGYDNYRDYMHDAKRRFDFKPEDLYEFHNAVEKAVVPALTKLNEERKEKLGLESLRPWDTEVDVDGKILKPFEKEEEFVEKAIKILSKVDKSFAENLEKMRNTGFLDLINRKGKAPGGYNYPLSETGAAFIFMNAVGIHRDVRTLLHESGHAQHTFYSKDIPISHLKDFPSEIAELASMSMELLTLEYLDEYYSDPEDLKKAKREQLEGTLKILPWVMIVDAFQHWMYLNPNHTPEERDDYFASLMDRFNTGIDWKGLDKEKRIRWLRQLHIFEVPFYYIEYAMSQLGAIAVYKNYKENGKKAIEQYKEFLSSGYKYPVKKLYEIAGIKFDFSEKYISELVKFIMNEIESL; this comes from the coding sequence ATGATAGTTACAAATGAAAAAATTGAAAAAAAACCAAGAAAATATTTTAAAAAAGAAATTAATTTGAATATTTGGGAAGAAGTTAAAGGTGAATTAGAAAAACTCTTAAATGAAAAAATAAACTCTGTTGAAGATTTATTAACTTTTTTAGAAAAATGGTCTGAATTAGAAAGTATATTATCTGAAGAAATGGCATGGAGATATATTAGAATGACATGTGATACAAAAGAAGAAAATTCAAAAGCATTTAATGAGTTTTATGCTAATATAGCATCTCCTGCACAAGAATATGATTTCCTATTAAAAAAGAAATTTTATGATTCTCCATTTAGAAATGAATTAAAAGGAGAAAGTTATGAACATATGAATAGATTAATATCTAGAGATATAGAATTATTTAGAAAAGAAAATTTACCATTAAAAGTTAAAGAACAAGAATTAAGTTCGAAATATGGAGAAATTATTTCGAAAATAACAGTGAAATATGATGGAGAAGAAAAAACATTATCCCAAATGGGAATATATTTAAAAAATCCTGATAGAAAAGTTCGAGAAGAGGCTTGGAGATTAATAAATAATGCAGTACTTGAACATCATGAAGAATTAGAAAAATTATTTGATGAATTAAAAGAAATAAGAATTCAAATTGCAAAAAATGCTGGATATGATAATTATAGGGATTATATGCATGATGCAAAAAGAAGATTTGATTTTAAACCAGAAGATTTATATGAATTTCATAATGCAGTAGAAAAAGCAGTAGTTCCTGCATTAACAAAATTAAATGAAGAAAGAAAAGAAAAATTAGGATTAGAATCGTTAAGACCATGGGATACAGAAGTTGATGTTGACGGAAAAATATTAAAACCATTTGAAAAGGAAGAAGAATTTGTTGAAAAAGCTATAAAAATATTATCAAAAGTAGATAAAAGTTTTGCAGAAAATCTTGAAAAAATGAGAAATACAGGATTTTTAGACTTAATTAATAGAAAAGGAAAAGCACCAGGTGGATATAATTATCCTTTAAGTGAAACTGGAGCAGCATTTATTTTTATGAATGCTGTAGGTATTCATAGGGATGTTAGAACATTATTACACGAATCTGGACACGCACAACATACGTTCTATTCAAAAGATATTCCAATATCTCACTTAAAAGATTTTCCTAGTGAGATAGCTGAATTAGCATCCATGTCTATGGAATTATTAACTTTAGAATATTTAGATGAATATTATTCTGATCCTGAAGATTTAAAGAAAGCAAAAAGAGAACAATTAGAAGGAACATTAAAAATATTACCCTGGGTAATGATAGTAGATGCCTTTCAACATTGGATGTATTTAAATCCAAATCATACTCCAGAAGAAAGAGACGATTATTTTGCTAGTTTGATGGATAGATTTAATACAGGTATTGATTGGAAAGGTTTAGATAAAGAAAAAAGAATTAGATGGTTAAGACAATTACATATATTTGAAGTGCCTTTCTATTACATTGAGTATGCAATGTCACAATTAGGTGCTATTGCAGTTTATAAGAATTACAAAGAAAATGGTAAAAAAGCAATTGAACAGTATAAAGAATTTTTGAGTTCAGGTTATAAGTATCCAGTTAAAAAATTATATGAAATAGCTGGAATTAAATTTGACTTTTCAGAAAAATATATATCTGAGTTAGTTAAATTCATTATGAATGAAATTGAATCATTATAA
- a CDS encoding alpha/beta hydrolase-fold protein has product MKKIIIVISLIMILFSSCSVFQNNNSNVLDDGYNYVTIIVNIPDYTPDDSSIYIAGNFNSWNPGDKRFKLKNENGKYKITLKAEPGFTIEYKITRGNWETVEKGKDGEEIPNRIYTFDSKKNTIEITVYNWRDFVEKGDGNVKHTITGNVKIINDFYLKELDKKRRIWIYLPPDYETSNKRYPVLYMHDGQNVFDAATSFVGEWEVDETLEKLFKEGKTSGVIVVAIDNGGSDRLNEYSPWKWDNTNIQIAKGQGGEGDKYVDSIVKSVKPYIDKNFRTIPEDNGIMGSSMGGLISLYAAIKYPEVFKKVGALSSAFWFADNKITDYVKERGYVGDLKIFLYIGGKEESSMDDANKYKNDTIEMAELLKNLGYKNVKLLIDENGIHNESFWAKHFAEIFLWLYNN; this is encoded by the coding sequence ATGAAAAAAATTATCATTGTAATTTCTTTAATTATGATATTATTTAGTAGTTGTTCTGTTTTTCAAAATAATAACTCTAATGTTTTAGACGATGGTTATAATTATGTGACTATAATTGTTAATATACCAGATTATACACCTGATGATTCAAGTATATATATTGCAGGAAATTTTAATAGTTGGAATCCTGGGGATAAAAGATTTAAATTAAAAAATGAAAATGGTAAGTACAAAATAACTTTAAAAGCTGAGCCTGGATTTACTATTGAGTATAAAATAACCAGAGGGAATTGGGAAACTGTTGAAAAAGGTAAAGATGGAGAAGAAATACCAAATAGAATATACACTTTTGATAGTAAAAAAAATACCATTGAAATTACAGTATATAATTGGAGGGATTTTGTAGAAAAAGGAGATGGAAATGTGAAACATACAATTACTGGTAATGTGAAAATTATAAATGATTTTTATTTAAAAGAGTTAGATAAAAAAAGAAGAATTTGGATATATTTACCACCAGATTATGAAACATCAAATAAAAGATATCCGGTATTATACATGCATGATGGACAAAATGTTTTTGATGCAGCAACATCTTTTGTTGGAGAATGGGAAGTAGATGAAACATTAGAGAAATTATTTAAAGAAGGTAAAACATCAGGAGTTATTGTTGTTGCTATAGATAATGGCGGTAGTGACAGATTAAATGAATATTCTCCTTGGAAATGGGATAATACAAATATTCAAATTGCTAAAGGTCAAGGTGGAGAAGGAGATAAATATGTAGATTCAATAGTAAAATCAGTTAAACCATACATAGACAAAAATTTTAGAACAATACCTGAAGATAATGGTATAATGGGAAGTTCAATGGGTGGATTAATATCATTATATGCTGCAATAAAATACCCTGAAGTATTTAAAAAAGTTGGTGCATTATCATCAGCATTTTGGTTTGCTGACAATAAAATTACTGATTATGTAAAAGAAAGAGGTTATGTAGGAGATTTAAAAATTTTTTTATATATAGGCGGTAAAGAAGAAAGCTCGATGGATGATGCAAATAAATATAAAAATGATACAATTGAGATGGCAGAATTATTGAAAAATTTAGGTTATAAAAATGTAAAATTATTAATAGATGAGAACGGTATTCACAATGAAAGCTTTTGGGCAAAACATTTTGCAGAGATTTTTTTGTGGTTATATAATAATTAA
- a CDS encoding MFS transporter, which yields MKKAQLVFGFSSFFIFGFSLILNSTLIPVIEKSYSIDHSLVGLALSLGSIAFLISSLLYGYLLEKYKAFYVIVSGILVLLAGNLTMLFMNSYIMLILGMFFINFGGGALEVSVPFLIGVSGEGKKGKILNLLHASFAMGAVISPIVSSLVLRYTPYWKSSYLFAALINLIPLISIYIIKNDILNLHTNYLESGKGSLKEVLNSSLIILVLALSFYVGYEMNFTSWISTFLFEVRNFDVSNAAIFPSFLWLGLFLGRSFLSGMPEKMGYKKWLFIVVFLSIVFSTLTILLGKNMIISAIGTILTGLSYATTYPTLQAIIVEKYKRNKGIALSISSAATSIISGCFSYVIGLIGTLYGLFAGLIIIIVINVIELLFISLLKEN from the coding sequence ATGAAAAAAGCACAATTAGTATTTGGGTTTAGTAGTTTTTTTATATTTGGTTTTTCTTTAATTTTAAACAGCACATTAATTCCTGTTATTGAAAAATCATATTCTATAGATCATTCTTTAGTGGGATTGGCTTTATCATTGGGATCAATAGCATTTTTGATTTCATCATTATTATATGGTTATTTGCTGGAAAAATACAAAGCGTTTTACGTTATTGTTAGTGGAATATTAGTATTATTAGCAGGTAATTTAACAATGCTTTTTATGAATTCATATATTATGCTTATTTTAGGTATGTTTTTTATAAATTTTGGTGGAGGAGCTTTAGAAGTGTCAGTTCCATTTTTAATCGGAGTTTCTGGCGAAGGGAAAAAAGGGAAGATTTTAAATTTATTGCATGCATCATTTGCAATGGGGGCTGTAATTAGTCCTATTGTTTCTTCTTTAGTGTTAAGATATACACCATATTGGAAATCATCATACTTATTTGCTGCATTAATTAATTTAATTCCATTAATATCAATATATATTATAAAAAATGATATTTTAAATTTACATACAAATTATTTGGAAAGCGGTAAAGGTTCATTAAAGGAAGTATTAAATTCTTCCTTGATAATATTAGTTTTAGCATTATCATTTTATGTTGGTTATGAAATGAATTTTACATCATGGATATCTACATTCTTGTTTGAAGTAAGAAATTTTGATGTATCTAATGCAGCTATTTTTCCTTCATTCTTATGGTTAGGGTTATTTTTAGGCAGATCATTTCTGTCTGGAATGCCAGAGAAAATGGGGTATAAAAAGTGGTTGTTCATAGTTGTATTTTTATCAATAGTATTTTCTACACTTACTATATTATTAGGTAAAAACATGATAATTTCAGCTATTGGAACTATACTTACTGGATTATCGTATGCTACAACATATCCAACTCTGCAGGCTATAATTGTTGAAAAATACAAACGTAATAAGGGAATAGCTTTAAGTATATCTTCTGCGGCAACATCTATTATTTCTGGTTGTTTTTCATATGTTATTGGTTTGATAGGAACATTGTATGGACTTTTTGCAGGATTAATAATTATTATAGTTATTAATGTTATTGAATTGCTTTTTATTTCGTTATTGAAAGAAAATTAA